Proteins encoded by one window of Acidipropionibacterium virtanenii:
- a CDS encoding type II toxin-antitoxin system HipA family toxin: MTDVLDVYLNSRLTGRLNRDTDGSVSFDYVDSTDPTPLSLSMPKGASHHSPDVTMPWLDNLLPDNDEVRRRWATEFGERRATPFNLLRHMGADCAGAVQVVPAGEIPGQDGALTGPSETEIASHIRTLRADDAAWDFEERGGRWSLGGQQGKFALARMEDGWFLPSGRAASTHIVKVGIAAVPDSDIAEFVTMRTAALLGLPVPTVEYAQFGDQAVLVAERFDRLKMNEDVRRLHQEDLCQAMGLWRSSKYQSDGGPSSSDVVEFLERTLDPRDRDRGIHDFARALVFNWILAGTDAHAKNYALLHLGSRTILAPFYDLISTALLWPAKQVHFEGRLAMKFGGEYRLRRVDLGRCAKAASELRVPEEFLVGITKDYLTRIPDAVATALKDLSDSVADSTRARMQDAMAERLTQVNPA; the protein is encoded by the coding sequence ATGACTGACGTGCTCGATGTCTACCTGAACAGCCGACTCACGGGCCGACTCAATCGCGATACCGACGGATCTGTCAGCTTCGACTACGTCGATTCCACTGACCCGACACCCCTGTCATTGTCAATGCCGAAGGGGGCTTCCCACCACTCCCCCGACGTGACGATGCCATGGCTGGACAATCTGCTTCCCGACAACGACGAGGTGCGCCGGAGATGGGCCACAGAGTTCGGTGAACGGCGCGCCACCCCGTTCAACCTGCTGCGTCACATGGGTGCCGACTGTGCGGGCGCGGTCCAGGTGGTACCCGCCGGCGAGATCCCTGGCCAGGACGGGGCGCTCACCGGACCGTCAGAGACTGAGATCGCTTCTCACATCCGTACCCTTAGGGCCGACGACGCGGCATGGGACTTCGAGGAGCGCGGTGGCCGATGGTCACTCGGCGGGCAGCAGGGCAAGTTCGCCCTCGCCCGCATGGAGGATGGCTGGTTCCTGCCATCCGGACGTGCCGCCAGCACCCATATCGTCAAGGTCGGAATCGCCGCCGTCCCGGATTCCGACATCGCCGAGTTCGTCACGATGCGGACCGCAGCACTGCTCGGGCTGCCCGTACCGACGGTCGAGTACGCCCAGTTCGGCGATCAGGCGGTGCTGGTGGCCGAGCGCTTCGACCGCCTCAAGATGAACGAGGACGTGCGAAGGCTGCATCAGGAGGACCTCTGCCAGGCCATGGGACTGTGGCGTTCGAGCAAGTACCAGTCGGACGGTGGCCCGTCCTCCTCGGACGTCGTCGAGTTCCTGGAACGCACCCTCGACCCACGCGACCGGGACCGCGGGATCCACGACTTCGCCCGCGCCCTGGTCTTCAACTGGATCCTCGCGGGGACAGACGCCCATGCCAAGAACTATGCGCTCCTGCACCTCGGCAGCCGAACCATCCTCGCCCCGTTCTATGACCTCATCTCCACGGCGCTCCTATGGCCAGCGAAGCAGGTTCACTTCGAGGGCCGCCTCGCAATGAAGTTCGGCGGGGAGTACAGGCTCCGCAGGGTCGACCTCGGCCGCTGCGCGAAGGCAGCCTCAGAGCTGCGGGTCCCCGAGGAGTTCCTGGTCGGCATCACCAAGGACTACCTGACCCGGATCCCCGATGCCGTCGCCACAGCTCTGAAAGATCTCTCTGATTCAGTTGCCGACTCCACACGTGCTCGGATGCAGGACGCCATGGCCGAACGCCTCACTCAGGTCAATCCCGCCTGA
- a CDS encoding type I restriction endonuclease subunit R — translation MISEADWEADMLDWLAELGWQPGTGADIDGQRLSPADLILHTDLLAALRRLNPDVPDQRLAEAAAEIIAPKSQDAIAENERLHHFLVHGFRGLTYVDTQGREQTPTLRLLSDSPAENSYRAIHQVAIASGQHRRRFDVVLYLNGLPLAIVELKKASNTSATLGNAYNQLQTYLAEFPTAFRTVVATVISDGVGAKYGTPFTPSNHFTPWNIDEHGAHIDDDNQGLEHLTYGLFEPHRFVDIVKHFVTFEHGDHITKKIAKPHQYQAVRKAVERTLTAVDSNGKAGVVWHTQGSGKSMEMELYANLVMSDPALLNPTIVVITDRRDLDGQLYDIFNRSTLLPEKPRQIRRRQELRDSLSNRNSGGIYFTTLQKFGLTDEERDRGADHPLLTDRHNVIVIVDEAHRSHYDDLDGYARHLKDALPHGTLIAFTGTPISKPEHDTREVFGDYIDIYDLTQAVADGATVPVYFEPRLVKVALAPGLSAEEIDEAADEQTAGLDDSERERIERTVAVINAIYGAPERLAALATDIVAHWERRRDLMAEYLQPTDPGDLAVPHGKGIIVCGTREIAARLYDEIVALRPGWHSDDDRTGVIKVVYSGSASDPDPIRKHVRRESQNKAIKNRLKDVNDELELVIVKDMMLTGFDAPAWHTMYLDRPLKGAQLMQALARVNRTFRGKKAGLLVAYAPLADNLKAALREYTARDEENEPVGKDISAAVHETRRLVEALRGLLAGCDWRSVLEGGGRRAARDAVTKAVEYLRSAATPGNRVEEGQATLKERFRMLSGQLGRMWALSAGSENLNELRQEIRFYEEVRGWMAKWDAREREASGQAIPEEVQRMLKGLVAEATAAGDVADIYAEAGIDLPDLRALTPEKAEELAKSDKPQLAIEALRDMLMAEAKAATAHNLTRRTMFSERINDLMIRYTNQQLTSVEAITLFLRMAGDVAAEAARGERFDPPLSADELAFYDAVSQNDSAVELMGDDVLAVIARELVGVMRRDTRTDWRVRADVRAKLRSAVKRLLRKYKYPPDKQPTAVKRVIDQMEELAPGYAAR, via the coding sequence ATGATCAGCGAGGCCGACTGGGAGGCCGACATGCTCGACTGGCTGGCCGAACTCGGCTGGCAGCCGGGCACGGGCGCCGACATCGACGGGCAACGTCTCTCGCCCGCCGATCTCATCCTGCACACCGACCTGCTGGCCGCGCTACGACGTCTGAACCCCGACGTCCCCGACCAGCGGCTGGCCGAGGCCGCCGCCGAGATCATCGCCCCGAAGTCCCAGGACGCGATCGCCGAGAACGAGCGTCTCCACCACTTCCTGGTCCACGGATTCCGGGGCCTCACCTACGTCGACACCCAGGGCCGGGAACAGACCCCCACGCTGCGCCTCCTGTCGGACTCCCCCGCCGAGAACAGCTACCGCGCCATCCACCAGGTCGCCATCGCATCCGGCCAGCACCGCCGCCGCTTCGACGTCGTGCTGTATCTCAACGGACTGCCGCTGGCCATCGTCGAACTGAAGAAAGCATCCAACACCTCGGCCACCCTCGGCAATGCCTACAACCAACTCCAGACCTACCTGGCGGAATTCCCCACCGCCTTCCGCACCGTCGTCGCCACCGTCATCTCCGACGGCGTCGGGGCGAAGTACGGCACCCCCTTCACGCCGTCGAACCACTTCACCCCCTGGAACATCGACGAACACGGCGCGCACATCGACGACGACAACCAAGGCCTGGAACACCTGACCTACGGACTGTTCGAACCGCATCGCTTTGTCGACATCGTCAAGCATTTCGTCACCTTCGAGCACGGCGACCACATCACCAAGAAGATCGCCAAACCGCACCAGTACCAGGCGGTCCGCAAGGCCGTCGAACGCACCCTGACCGCCGTCGACTCCAACGGGAAGGCCGGCGTCGTCTGGCACACCCAGGGGTCGGGCAAGTCGATGGAGATGGAGCTCTACGCCAACCTGGTGATGAGCGACCCCGCGCTGCTCAACCCCACCATCGTCGTCATCACCGACCGGCGGGATCTCGACGGGCAGCTCTACGACATCTTCAACAGGTCCACCCTGCTGCCCGAGAAGCCCCGGCAGATCCGTCGGCGTCAGGAGCTGCGCGACTCACTGTCCAACCGGAACTCCGGGGGCATCTACTTCACCACCCTGCAGAAGTTCGGCCTCACCGATGAGGAGCGCGATCGCGGCGCCGATCACCCCCTGCTCACCGACCGGCACAACGTCATCGTCATCGTCGACGAGGCCCACCGCAGCCACTACGACGACCTCGACGGCTACGCCAGACACCTCAAGGACGCCCTGCCCCACGGCACCCTCATCGCCTTCACCGGGACGCCGATCAGCAAGCCCGAGCACGACACCCGTGAGGTGTTCGGCGACTACATCGACATCTACGACCTCACCCAGGCCGTGGCGGACGGCGCCACCGTCCCGGTGTACTTCGAGCCGAGGCTGGTGAAGGTGGCCCTGGCGCCGGGGTTGTCCGCCGAGGAGATCGACGAGGCCGCCGACGAGCAGACCGCCGGGCTCGACGACTCCGAGCGGGAGCGCATCGAACGCACCGTTGCCGTCATCAATGCCATCTACGGGGCGCCCGAACGGCTGGCGGCCCTGGCGACTGACATCGTCGCCCACTGGGAGCGACGCCGGGACCTGATGGCCGAGTACCTGCAGCCCACCGATCCGGGTGATCTCGCGGTGCCCCACGGCAAGGGGATCATCGTCTGCGGCACCCGGGAGATCGCCGCCAGGCTCTATGACGAGATCGTCGCGCTGAGGCCGGGCTGGCATTCCGACGACGACCGCACCGGCGTCATCAAGGTGGTGTACTCCGGGTCGGCGTCCGACCCGGATCCGATCCGCAAGCACGTACGCCGCGAGTCCCAGAACAAGGCCATCAAGAACCGTCTCAAGGACGTCAACGACGAACTCGAACTGGTGATCGTCAAGGACATGATGCTCACCGGATTCGACGCCCCCGCCTGGCACACCATGTATCTGGACCGGCCGTTGAAGGGCGCCCAGTTGATGCAGGCCCTGGCCAGGGTGAACCGGACCTTCCGGGGGAAGAAGGCCGGGCTGCTGGTGGCCTATGCGCCGCTGGCAGACAACCTGAAGGCGGCGCTGCGCGAGTACACGGCACGGGATGAGGAGAATGAACCGGTCGGCAAGGACATCTCGGCGGCGGTTCATGAGACCCGGCGCCTGGTGGAGGCGCTGCGGGGATTGCTGGCCGGTTGCGACTGGAGGTCTGTTCTTGAGGGCGGTGGACGGCGGGCGGCCAGGGACGCCGTCACCAAGGCCGTGGAGTATCTGAGGTCTGCGGCCACCCCCGGCAACCGGGTGGAGGAGGGCCAGGCGACCCTCAAGGAGCGGTTCCGGATGCTCTCGGGGCAGTTGGGGCGGATGTGGGCGCTGTCGGCGGGGTCGGAGAACCTCAACGAGCTGCGCCAGGAGATCCGGTTCTACGAGGAGGTCCGTGGCTGGATGGCCAAATGGGACGCCCGGGAGCGCGAGGCCTCCGGGCAGGCCATTCCCGAGGAGGTTCAGCGGATGCTCAAGGGGCTGGTGGCCGAGGCGACCGCCGCCGGCGACGTCGCCGACATCTACGCCGAGGCCGGCATCGACCTGCCGGATCTGCGAGCGCTGACACCTGAGAAGGCCGAGGAGCTGGCGAAGAGCGACAAGCCGCAGCTGGCGATCGAGGCGCTCCGCGACATGCTGATGGCCGAGGCGAAGGCCGCGACCGCGCACAACCTGACCCGGCGGACGATGTTCAGCGAGCGGATCAACGACCTCATGATCCGCTACACGAACCAGCAGCTGACGTCGGTGGAGGCCATCACACTGTTCCTCAGAATGGCGGGAGACGTCGCCGCCGAGGCGGCGCGCGGGGAGCGGTTCGACCCGCCGTTGAGCGCCGACGAGCTGGCCTTCTACGACGCCGTGAGCCAGAACGACTCCGCGGTGGAGTTGATGGGCGACGACGTCCTGGCCGTGATCGCCCGGGAACTGGTGGGCGTGATGCGCCGGGATACCAGGACCGACTGGCGGGTGCGCGCGGATGTGCGGGCGAAGCTGCGCTCGGCGGTGAAGAGGCTCCTGCGCAAATACAAGTACCCGCCGGACAAGCAGCCCACCGCGGTGAAGCGCGTCATCGACCAGATGGAGGAGTTGGCCCCGGGATACGCGGCGCGGTAG
- a CDS encoding helix-turn-helix transcriptional regulator produces the protein MEISSASDAGAILRTARLEKGMTQQQLADMLHVTRQWVANVEVGAPTARLGLVIDALRCVDVLLETRNDDSQALLDQIRSNLG, from the coding sequence GTGGAGATCTCCAGTGCATCCGATGCCGGCGCCATCCTCCGGACCGCCCGCCTTGAGAAGGGCATGACCCAGCAGCAGCTGGCCGATATGCTCCACGTCACACGCCAGTGGGTGGCCAACGTCGAGGTCGGCGCGCCGACCGCCCGTCTCGGGCTGGTCATCGACGCCCTCCGCTGTGTCGACGTGCTCCTGGAGACCAGGAACGACGATTCCCAGGCGCTCCTCGATCAGATCCGGAGCAATCTCGGATGA
- a CDS encoding LacI family DNA-binding transcriptional regulator, whose translation MPKPVTLKAVAARVGVTPAAASMALKGSPRISEATREAVELAAKELGYVPNAAGRNLRNRHAGAIALVVPNSSVHVFSHQYFMHVLSGMTIPAAAHDAQVIVSTNAETASGDMAYERIIRSQAADGIISTSSSIDDEYIHSLVGTGLPVVLLGNYPDLPDAVTIWIDDTAASRQITEHLIADHGCQRLLHVAGSLDHQTGIDRRQGFLDAAASAGIETADVIEGDMNEESGAAAMRTAIVDGALPYDGIVFANDDMAVGALPVLRDAGIRIPEDVRITGFDDFGVARLTTPDITTIRVPAQEIAGIAAETLFDLIANGRHDNSSQRLPVSTTYRHSCGCTPDNA comes from the coding sequence ATGCCCAAGCCCGTGACCCTCAAGGCGGTGGCCGCCCGCGTCGGCGTGACCCCCGCCGCGGCGTCCATGGCGCTCAAGGGCAGCCCACGCATCAGCGAGGCCACCCGTGAGGCCGTCGAGCTCGCCGCCAAGGAGCTCGGGTACGTCCCCAACGCCGCCGGCCGCAACCTCCGCAACCGCCACGCCGGAGCCATCGCCCTGGTGGTCCCCAACTCCTCTGTCCACGTCTTCAGCCACCAGTACTTCATGCACGTCCTCTCGGGCATGACGATCCCGGCGGCCGCCCACGACGCCCAGGTCATCGTCTCCACCAACGCCGAGACCGCCTCGGGAGACATGGCCTACGAGCGGATCATCCGTTCCCAGGCGGCTGACGGCATCATCTCCACCAGCTCCTCGATCGACGACGAGTACATCCACAGCCTGGTCGGAACCGGCCTACCCGTCGTCCTGCTCGGCAACTACCCCGACCTGCCCGACGCCGTCACCATCTGGATCGACGACACCGCCGCCTCCCGCCAGATCACCGAGCACCTCATCGCCGACCACGGCTGCCAACGCCTCCTCCACGTCGCCGGCAGCCTCGACCACCAGACCGGCATCGACCGGCGCCAGGGCTTCCTCGACGCCGCCGCATCCGCCGGCATCGAGACGGCCGACGTCATCGAGGGCGACATGAACGAGGAGTCCGGCGCCGCAGCGATGCGCACCGCGATCGTCGACGGCGCCCTCCCCTACGACGGCATCGTCTTCGCCAACGACGACATGGCCGTCGGGGCGCTGCCCGTCCTGCGCGACGCCGGGATCCGGATCCCAGAGGACGTCCGCATCACCGGTTTCGACGACTTCGGCGTCGCGCGCCTGACAACCCCCGACATCACCACCATCCGGGTGCCCGCCCAGGAGATCGCCGGCATCGCCGCCGAGACCCTCTTCGACCTCATCGCGAACGGACGCCACGACAACTCATCCCAGCGGCTGCCGGTCTCGACCACCTACCGGCACTCCTGCGGATGCACCCCCGACAACGCCTGA
- a CDS encoding restriction endonuclease subunit S: MSRFRTTNLADLQDAIIDNRGRTCPTAESGTPLIATNCIKEDSEYPVFEKIRYVDEHTMRTWFRGHPKPNDIIFVCKGSPGRCALAPQPVGFAIAQDMVALRPDPTQVYWRYLYYVLKLPSTRSSIESLFVGTLIPHFKKGDFNKLQLRIHTDLPEQQAIAEVLGALDDKIAANRKLVTTGTELGCALTRRALATSTVAPLSELADITMGSSPKGDTYNENGQGIVMYQGNRDFGPRFPSPRIWTTDPVRIADAGDLLLSVRAPVGELNIAGNRCCIGRGLAAIHAAHPRAMYFLISCQPEVFYSYNSDGTIFGSITKKGLEALPLTVPDTGLAPLEELLSPIEDRIEAAVRESETLAALRDTLLPALMDGTIRVKDAQKATEEAV, translated from the coding sequence ATGAGTCGTTTCAGGACCACGAATCTCGCTGACCTTCAAGACGCCATCATCGACAATCGCGGTCGAACGTGCCCAACCGCCGAGTCTGGAACTCCGCTCATCGCGACAAACTGCATTAAGGAAGACTCCGAGTACCCTGTTTTCGAGAAGATTAGATATGTCGACGAACACACCATGAGAACTTGGTTCCGAGGGCATCCGAAGCCCAACGACATCATTTTTGTATGCAAGGGGTCACCTGGTCGATGCGCACTGGCGCCTCAGCCGGTCGGATTCGCAATCGCACAGGACATGGTGGCGCTTCGCCCAGACCCGACCCAAGTCTATTGGCGATACCTGTATTACGTTCTGAAACTCCCCAGCACGCGATCCTCTATTGAGAGCCTCTTCGTTGGAACACTGATTCCGCACTTCAAGAAGGGCGACTTCAACAAACTTCAACTGAGGATACACACTGACCTCCCCGAGCAGCAGGCCATTGCGGAGGTGTTGGGGGCGCTGGACGACAAGATCGCCGCAAACCGCAAGCTCGTCACCACCGGCACCGAGCTTGGTTGCGCCCTCACCCGCCGCGCCCTCGCCACGAGCACGGTCGCCCCACTCTCTGAGCTGGCGGACATCACCATGGGCTCATCCCCGAAGGGCGACACCTACAATGAAAACGGTCAGGGAATCGTCATGTACCAGGGCAATCGGGACTTCGGACCACGATTCCCATCGCCCCGAATCTGGACGACTGACCCAGTTCGCATCGCCGATGCCGGGGATCTCCTCCTCAGCGTTCGGGCGCCAGTTGGAGAACTAAACATTGCAGGAAACCGGTGTTGCATCGGCCGCGGCCTTGCTGCGATACACGCCGCACACCCACGCGCGATGTACTTCCTGATCAGCTGCCAGCCTGAGGTCTTTTACAGCTATAACAGCGACGGAACGATTTTCGGCTCAATCACCAAGAAGGGCCTGGAAGCGCTGCCACTGACAGTTCCAGACACTGGACTGGCACCACTTGAGGAATTGCTGTCACCGATAGAGGACCGCATCGAAGCCGCAGTTCGGGAGTCCGAGACTCTCGCCGCGCTTCGTGACACCCTTCTTCCCGCCCTGATGGACGGGACCATCCGCGTCAAGGACGCCCAAAAAGCCACAGAGGAGGCGGTCTGA
- a CDS encoding type I restriction-modification system subunit M yields the protein MARRPATTQPSTRKELKDTLWRAADKLRGSMSAAQYKDVVLGLIFLKYVSDAFNERRGQITEELRADGYDDEAVAETLEDRDEYASGAFWVDPDARWGALVAEAKVTGATTIGQRINEAMDLLMRDNPSLEGTLPRLFNRDNVDQRRLAELLDLLNSVQFSGMGAAKARDLLGEVYEYFLANFALSEGHRGGEFYTPASVVRVIVEVLQPRKGRVYDPCCGSGGMFVQAEKFLDAHDADPTNLSVYGQELNESTWRMAKMNLAIHGLNGDLGPRWGDTFAMPYHPDRQMDYVMANPPFNIKDWNRNESDPRWVYGVPPAKNANYAWMQHIISKLAPDGMAGVVMANGSMTSTSNGEGDIRAQFVENDLVAAMVALPDKLFRSTGIPACLWFFAKDKGAGRGGSVDRRGQVLFIDAREMGYMITRAQRGLKAEEIQRIADTFHAWRGMEQLSLATADVTVDDEADVSAAGIEYEDVPGLCKSVSISEIKDAGYALTPGRYVGMAGAEEDAEPLDEKIARLTNELNEQFAGSSRLQDEVVSQLERLQ from the coding sequence ATGGCACGCAGACCCGCAACGACTCAGCCCTCGACCCGAAAGGAACTCAAGGACACCCTGTGGAGGGCGGCCGACAAGCTGCGCGGCTCGATGAGCGCCGCCCAGTACAAGGACGTCGTGCTGGGGCTGATCTTCCTCAAGTACGTCTCCGACGCCTTCAATGAGCGTCGCGGGCAAATCACCGAGGAGCTGCGCGCCGACGGCTACGACGACGAGGCGGTCGCCGAGACTCTGGAAGACCGCGACGAGTACGCCTCGGGCGCCTTCTGGGTGGATCCGGATGCCCGCTGGGGCGCCCTGGTGGCCGAGGCGAAGGTGACCGGGGCGACGACCATCGGGCAGCGGATCAATGAGGCGATGGATCTGCTCATGCGCGACAATCCGTCGCTGGAGGGCACCCTGCCCAGGCTCTTCAACCGGGACAATGTGGACCAGCGCAGGCTCGCCGAGCTGCTGGATCTGCTCAATTCGGTGCAGTTCTCCGGGATGGGGGCCGCCAAGGCGCGAGATCTTTTGGGCGAGGTGTACGAGTACTTCCTGGCGAATTTCGCCCTCTCGGAAGGTCATCGGGGAGGGGAGTTCTACACTCCGGCCAGCGTGGTGCGCGTGATCGTGGAGGTGCTTCAGCCCAGGAAGGGCCGGGTGTACGACCCGTGCTGCGGTTCGGGCGGCATGTTCGTCCAGGCGGAGAAGTTCCTGGACGCCCATGACGCCGATCCGACGAATCTGTCGGTGTACGGGCAGGAGCTCAATGAGTCGACGTGGCGGATGGCGAAGATGAACCTGGCCATTCACGGGCTCAACGGGGATCTGGGGCCGCGCTGGGGCGACACCTTCGCGATGCCGTACCACCCGGACAGGCAGATGGATTATGTGATGGCGAATCCGCCGTTCAACATCAAGGACTGGAACCGCAACGAGTCCGATCCGCGCTGGGTCTACGGGGTGCCGCCGGCCAAGAATGCGAACTACGCGTGGATGCAGCACATCATCTCCAAGCTGGCGCCGGATGGGATGGCCGGCGTGGTGATGGCCAACGGCTCGATGACGTCGACGTCGAACGGCGAGGGCGATATCCGGGCGCAGTTCGTGGAGAACGACCTGGTGGCGGCCATGGTGGCGCTGCCCGACAAGCTGTTCCGATCGACCGGGATTCCGGCCTGCCTGTGGTTCTTCGCAAAAGACAAAGGGGCCGGACGCGGCGGCTCGGTGGATCGGCGAGGGCAGGTCTTGTTCATCGACGCCCGCGAGATGGGCTACATGATCACAAGGGCCCAGAGAGGGTTGAAGGCCGAGGAGATCCAGCGGATCGCCGACACGTTTCATGCCTGGCGCGGGATGGAGCAGCTGAGTCTGGCGACCGCGGACGTCACGGTCGACGACGAGGCGGATGTGTCCGCGGCCGGGATCGAGTACGAGGATGTTCCGGGGCTCTGCAAGTCTGTGTCGATCTCGGAGATCAAGGACGCCGGATACGCGCTGACGCCGGGGCGGTACGTCGGAATGGCGGGAGCCGAGGAGGATGCGGAGCCATTGGACGAGAAGATCGCCAGGCTCACGAATGAGCTGAACGAGCAGTTCGCCGGATCGTCACGGCTACAGGACGAGGTTGTCTCACAGCTGGAGCGTCTGCAATGA
- a CDS encoding plasmid mobilization protein: MKETISGRQVSEDQIAEWAAEAEAGYDVEKLRRRGRGRPGRGAQPSQVVAVRLTPDELAEVDERAAAARKTRSAYIRDVLLPESA, encoded by the coding sequence ATGAAGGAGACGATCAGCGGCCGTCAGGTCTCCGAGGACCAGATCGCCGAATGGGCAGCTGAGGCTGAAGCCGGGTACGACGTCGAGAAGCTCCGTCGACGTGGACGCGGCAGACCGGGGCGTGGCGCGCAGCCGTCCCAGGTGGTGGCCGTCCGGCTCACTCCTGATGAGTTGGCCGAGGTGGATGAAAGAGCGGCCGCCGCGCGCAAGACCCGGTCCGCCTACATTCGCGACGTGCTCCTACCAGAGTCGGCATGA